In Musa acuminata AAA Group cultivar baxijiao chromosome BXJ2-8, Cavendish_Baxijiao_AAA, whole genome shotgun sequence, one genomic interval encodes:
- the LOC135618152 gene encoding uncharacterized protein LOC135618152, whose protein sequence is MALTRPCLLPVLMFVGVLASVALAQQEKIAVIGTVPCRTATATATATATVAAKSMPAFPNATVQVRCGSSVIASTTTNSNGAFAMLLSEQTSTVSDLLSSCKLVIPTPVSACDASLRATGNLQSPLQLLSGTDLDGLLGNKSLLGDIFGKGGLLGGILGGDGLLGGILGPSKFTVAGN, encoded by the exons ATGGCTTTAACGAGGCCTTGCCTTCTTCCAGTGCTCATGTTTGTGGGTGTTCTTGCATCCGTAGCGCTCGCCCAACAGGAGAAGATCGCAGTCATTGGCACCGTGCCGTGccgcaccgccaccgccaccgccaccgccaccgccaccgtcgCAGCGAAATCAATGCCTGCCTTTCCAA ATGCGACGGTGCAGGTACGGTGTGGGAGCAGTGTGATCGCCAGCACCACCACCAACAGCAATGGAGCATTTGCGATGCTACTGAGTGAACAAACCTCGACTGTGTCCGACCTTTTGAGTAGCTGCAAGCTAGTCATCCCCACCCCTGTCTCCGCCTGCGACGCGTCGCTCCGGGCCACCGGGAACCTGCAGTCGCCCCTCCAACTTCTCTCAGGTACTGATCTCGACGGCCTTCTTGGGAACAAAAGCTTGCTCGGTGACATTTTCGGTAAAGGCGGATTGCTCGGTGGAATTCTGGGAGGTGATGGCCTCCTTGGTGGAATTCTTGGCCCGTCCAAGTTCACCGTAGCTGGGAACTGA
- the LOC135618160 gene encoding bidirectional sugar transporter SWEET16-like, with product MEASLLVVGVIGNIISVLVFASPIKTFWRIARSRSTEDFESAPYVVTLLSSSLWVYYGITKPGGLLVATVNGVGVVMEAVYVTLFLLFATPQLRAKTAVLVAALDVGFLGAVVLVTSLAVHGSLRVMVIGTICACLNVFMYGSPLAAMKTVITTKSVEYMPFFLSFFLFLNGGIWTVYAILDKDIFLGIPNGIGLILGTIQLIVYLIYVNAKASKQLGDSHEEEWQHQQLINSNSEHEADEEAHI from the exons ATGGAAGCCTCACTGCTCGTTGTAGGAGTGATCG GGAATATTATCTCAGTTCTGGTCTTTGCTTCTCCCAT CAAAACGTTTTGGAGGATAGCGAGAAGCCGTTCGACCGAAGACTTCGAGTCGGCTCCCTACGTCGTCACCCTCCTCAGCTCCTCTCTCTGGGTGTACTACGGCATCACAAAGCCCGGCGGCTTACTGGTCGCCACCGTCAACGGCGTCGGCGTCGTCATGGAAGCAGTCTACGTCACCCTCTTCCTCCTATTTGCTACTCCACAGCTGAGG GCTAAGACGGCTGTGCTGGTCGCCGCACTGGACGTCGGTTTCTTGGGAGCGGTGGTTCTGGTCACAAGCTTGGCCGTCCACGGAAGCTTGAGGGTGATGGTGATAGGAACCATATGTGCCTGTCTCAATGTGTTCATGTATGGATCACCACTTGCTGCAATG AAAACTGTGATCACAACAAAGAGTGTGGAGTATAtgcctttctttctttccttctttctctttcttaatgGAGGAATTTGGACAGTCTATGCGATATTGGATAAAGATATCTTTCTTGGG ATACCCAATGGAATTGGCCTTATTCTGGGAACAATTCAATTGATCGTATATCTAATCTATGTGAATGCTAAAGCCTCAAAGCAATTAGGGGATTCACATGAAGAAGAATGGCAGCATCAACAGCTGATTAACTCAAACAGTGAACATGAGGCTGATGAAGAAGCTCATATCTAA
- the LOC135618981 gene encoding uncharacterized protein LOC135618981 isoform X2, with the protein MFKKFSLEDISAQNQVKASVQRKIRQSIADEYPGLEPLLDDILPKKAPLIVTKCQNHLNLVVVNNVPLFFNIRDGPYMPTLRLLHQYPDIMKKFQVDRGAIKFVLSGANIMCPGLTSPGGTLDEEVLEETPVAIMAEGKQHALAIGYTKLSAKDIKTINKGIGVDNMHYLNDGLWKMERLE; encoded by the exons ATGTTCAAAAA ATTCTCCCTGGAGGATATATCTGCACAAAACCAAGTGAAGGCATCCGTACAAAGGAAGATTCGTCAAAGCATTGCTGATGAG TACCCTGGTCTTGAACCTTTATTAGACGACATACTCCCTAAAAAGGCACCTCTGATTGTTACAAAATG TCAAAATCATCTGAATCTTGTGGTGGTGAATAATGTGCCACTTTTTTTCAACATTCGTGATGGACCTTATATGCCAACGCTGAGGCTTCTTCATCAAT ATCCAGATATAATGAAGAAGTTTCAAGTAGACAGAGGTGCTATCAAGTTTGTCCTATCAGGTGCAAACATAATGTGTCCTGGTCTCACATCCCCTGGCGGTACATTGGATGAGGAAGTGTTGGAGGAAACACCTGTG GCCATAATGGCTGAAGGAAAGCAACATGCATTGGCTATTGGGTATACAAAACTATCAGCAAAAGACAT AAAGACTATCAACAAGGGAATTGGAGTTGATAATATGCACTATCTGAATGATGGTCTTTGGAAG ATGGAACGATTGGAGTGA
- the LOC135618981 gene encoding uncharacterized protein LOC135618981 isoform X1 codes for MHKGSVDAAVKLRSRFSLEDISAQNQVKASVQRKIRQSIADEYPGLEPLLDDILPKKAPLIVTKCQNHLNLVVVNNVPLFFNIRDGPYMPTLRLLHQYPDIMKKFQVDRGAIKFVLSGANIMCPGLTSPGGTLDEEVLEETPVAIMAEGKQHALAIGYTKLSAKDIKTINKGIGVDNMHYLNDGLWKMERLE; via the exons ATGCATAAAGGGAGTGTAGATGCTGCTGTGAAGCTCCGAAGCAG ATTCTCCCTGGAGGATATATCTGCACAAAACCAAGTGAAGGCATCCGTACAAAGGAAGATTCGTCAAAGCATTGCTGATGAG TACCCTGGTCTTGAACCTTTATTAGACGACATACTCCCTAAAAAGGCACCTCTGATTGTTACAAAATG TCAAAATCATCTGAATCTTGTGGTGGTGAATAATGTGCCACTTTTTTTCAACATTCGTGATGGACCTTATATGCCAACGCTGAGGCTTCTTCATCAAT ATCCAGATATAATGAAGAAGTTTCAAGTAGACAGAGGTGCTATCAAGTTTGTCCTATCAGGTGCAAACATAATGTGTCCTGGTCTCACATCCCCTGGCGGTACATTGGATGAGGAAGTGTTGGAGGAAACACCTGTG GCCATAATGGCTGAAGGAAAGCAACATGCATTGGCTATTGGGTATACAAAACTATCAGCAAAAGACAT AAAGACTATCAACAAGGGAATTGGAGTTGATAATATGCACTATCTGAATGATGGTCTTTGGAAG ATGGAACGATTGGAGTGA